The genomic stretch CTTCTCTTTCCTGCCGGTGACCGGACTATCCCATATAATCGCAATCTTGTCCCCGTGTCCCGCTTCGACGTGTCGCGTCACGCAGTTGTAGGAGGTGCTCAACTCGCCGTCAGGGAACCATTGCCAGGAAGGGTGTTCGATGCCCGAGGAGAGTTTCTTGGTGGTCTTCTTGTAGGGTGTTTGGGGGGCTTTGTGCCAGGCGATTTGTTCGGCTTGGTGAGCCCAGAACTTGGAGGGATCTTTGCGGTGGGCGGCGTAGGCTTCGTCTTGCTTGTGAGTGGACATCGTGGTGTGTATAGTGGTCGTTCGGCTGGGTTAGGAGAGGGAATGGGAGGAGAGAAGGCAAGAAAGAAAGAACGAAAGTCACTTGGGCCTCTTGCTACGATTCGTTGCTGCTTTGCATTTCGGCTGCGTTGTTAGAAGCTCCCGTCTGGACCTCACGTCTTGCTCGGTCGATCGGATGGAGCAGATCGTCAGCCGAGACTCGAGACCTCTCATGTCATCCCTATCTCCGCATTGCGGGCTGTCCCGCGGCTGGTCAGTGCTCCTCCGAAGTGTATGACGctcttagggttagggttgacAGACGACAGGAGCAATGCAACTTCACTACTATAGAACATAGGACCGTGAAATAGAGAGTTGAGTGATATGTCGAAGTGAGAGTCGGAGCATTCTAGCACTTTATTGGTTCCATCTGCATCATTAATTCATTGTACTTCGGCGGAAACACGTGGAACGGAACAAAGACCCTGGTTCGGACAATCTTCTATTCTTGATGCCTATGGAAGAGCGAACGACAAGAccgggagaggaagaagtaCTTACGTCTCGACTTACCTGTCCAGAATTCAGATATCCTCCGATCGCGATCCGCCACCACCTACATCACCACACACCTAAGCCTCCTTCCATGCCCATACCTTCTCCTGATCAAAGGCCGATTCACTGCCCACCACATCAGAAATGCGGCGTAGTTCATCAGCGTCTGAAAGTCCTCCCTGACCAAACCCGCCTCGATTTGTCCTGCACGCACACCCTGAACTCGTCCAGCACCCGGATAGATCCTTTCCAGGTCCTCCGAACACTCGCGATCCAGACTGTGCGGAAAGGTTCCGACATTCATCATCTTCCCGTCATTCTGGCGAATGCGGTTGAGGATGTGTTTGACCGGAGGGATCCAACGCTGCCACTGCTCGTCCGTGTATGATCGTCCTTGAGCCATCGCTCTGGCGAATATAACATTAGCCATAACGATGACCTGCGGAATCTGCTCGGCAGCTCGGACAAGTCCAAGACCCGTGATGGCCTGTTCGTTCGCCAACGAACCGATCTGACCGATGACTTGTGTGCCGTCTGTACGAGGCTCGCGGATggtgacgaggaagacagcGGCCATGTcggcgttggcggcgataGCGGGTCGGCGCATGGGGGCGATGGAGAAGTGTTCCAGATTGCCTTCCAGGTCCACGACGGTTTGTCGGGCGAGATTGGCGTTGCGGACAGTCGAGTTTGGAGCGCCGGATCCAAAGAGGACACTCTTGCAGAGCGGGCAGGAGTTGTGTGATTTGAGCCAAGTCCGGATACACTCATCGTGGAATACGTGTAGGGAATGGCATGGGAGCTGGAAAGCGGTGGTTAGCGATTCTAAGCAGATGGGACAGTCGAtaccttcttcatcatcttcagTTGGAGGAGGCAAGTCGATCGGGACCAGCCCGGTGGCAAGGAAGTCGCTGCGAGGAGACATCGTCGGATGTCTTGGGTGGGTTAGACGGTTCTTGTGACTGCTTCCGGAGCAGTGTGTGAATCGTCAGAGAGGGTTGGATGAAGGAGTGAGCCAGATGTGCTGCTTCGTCCACGTATATGTGCAGTCTTGGACAGTGGCATTGTGATGGAGCACAAAGAAGTCTTGTCCGGTCGTGACAGCAAAGCCGCTCGACACTTGTTCTTTGAAGTTACACTCAAGCATTGTCTGCGATACAATAGCCATTGTATTCGACAAAGAGCCGATCCAAAAAGGCAGCGTGGTATTCCTGATGTGGTTCATCCAGGGATGCGCTGAACTACCGAGCCGATTGATTCGAGCTCTTGGCATTGGAGCCATGACTTGGGTGTAGATGTGAGGCGTAGTGAGGCGTAGTGAGGCTGTGCGGCAGTGATGCGTTGTAGCGAGACGAACAGCGAACTGGTTTGTTGCCTGTCACGAGCCTCTCACGTTAGCCGTGTCCTATCAGCCACGTGCGTGAACCACCATGCAAGTGAATGTTCTTCGTTTCTGGTTTTGAAGATGAAAGTTGACCAGTCGGAGATGGAGAAAGAAAGGAAGAGACGGTGATGTCACCTGATGCTGCACTCTGCAACAGCCGAGCCCGGATGGCGGCAAACTCTAATGTCCAAGAAATACATTGGATTTGCCTGCTTCGTGAGACATATAAATCATCCAGGCACTGCACCGGGTTTCACGTTTCATAGCTGAGTCGCGTTCACTTCCACCAGCTTGACAGCTTCCTGGACTTTTCCTCCCCGACCACAGCGTGTCCTCTCAATCATCATGGCGACGTTCACTCTTCGCGCGCTGGTTCTCCCGGCGTCCCTCTTGAGCCTTCTTGTCTCCGCCGGACCTGTTCCCAACTATGAAGATCCTCAAGATCCTCTCATCACTCCATCGCCAGTACTCAACTATCCCAGCAGGACTCACCAGAACCTCCGCCGCGACATCATCTCAGACATCAAGTCCGGCGCCCAAGGCATCGCATCAGATGTTCAGTCGGGTGTCGATGGCGTCCTAAGCGATCTGGGCAATGTTCCCTCATATGTAGCCTCGGGCATTCCAAACTTTTTCCAGAATTTCCCGACTGGAGAGTCCGTGGTCAGTTCGTTGGGTTTGAACGATGAGCAGCTGGCAGCGGTCCCGACGCAGGCTTTGAACATCCCTCCTTATGCGAACTATACCGAGCAGGGCTGGAACGTCAGGTTTCACGGCAACATCTACAAGCAGCCCAACATCACCGAAGAGAAGCTCAATGATCTCGCAAACATCTTCCTGATTGACACATCCGTCGAAAAGCTGCCAGATTCCCAGGCTGACATGGCTCGGAATGTGACGGCGTCGATCTTTGTCGTGCAACAAGACACTGTCAACGTCTCAACCATTGAAGTTGGCCCATTCGAGGGTGGTGCCGGCGAGACTCAACAAGTGACTCTCCCGTACAAGACAACAGACCAAGGCGACTTCGACGTCTTCCTTCCGATCAACAGCAACGGCCTGATGCGCGGAAATGAAACCCAGCAGATCCAAAAACTGAGCACCTTCGTCAGCAACACTACCGAGGGCAATGCCACAGCCTACCTCGTTCCGGACGAAGGCATCACCGTCATTAGTGACATTGACGACATTCTCCGCATTACCAAAATCTACGATCCGAAGGAAGGTCTCCTCAACTCCTTCGCGCGTCCCTTTGTCGCCTGGGAGAACATGCCCGAAATCTACGCCAACTGGTCCTCCAGCTTGCCCAACGCGCATTTCCACTACCTGACCACTCTGCCCGAGCAAGTCACGCGAACGTATGAGGAGTTCATTTACAACACATACCCGGCAGGAAGCTTCGACACCCGACCGCTGAACTTCTCCGATATCAGCGCGACGCTGAGCATTCGCGAGTTTTTGTTGACGAAGATCTTCGAGACTTTCCCGAAGCGGAAGTTCGTGCTCGTCGCGGACACGTCCAACAGCGATGTCATGAAAGACTACCCCAAGTGAGTCTACCACCAGGCGAACTAAAAACTCACAGCAAAGCTGATCTAACTTTCCCCAGAATGGCAAAAGACTACCCCGACCAAGTCCAATGCATCTTCCTCCGCAACACCACCGCAACCGACTCGTCCGACCGCTTTCCCTACGACACCTCCGGCTTCGAAGACCTCGACCAGAAGAAGTACATGTTCATCGTACACGCCAACGACCTCATGGGTGTGAATATCGCCGGCGATTCGTGCTACAATACGAGCGTGGCGCAGAATTTGACGTTTGGATATCAGGGTCTGCCGTTGGGCTTGGGCAAGGAGCCGACGGTCAATGGAAGTGCGAACGGGCAGGGCAAGAAGGGCGCCGCTGCGAGGGAGAGCGGCAACCTTGGCTGGACACTCTTGCTGGGATTGGGAGTTGTAGGATGGCAGTTCTTGTAAAGGGTGGGAGAGAGATTGATGATGGTGTGAGTATTTGCATTAGCGAGCTGCATTAGTGTGTTTGCGAAGGGAGGAGCAGCGACATAACTTATCGACAGAGAAACGCATATAGTTCGGAAATCTGATGTTCGGGGCCTGAGGCTCAAAGCAGAAAGCAAGCTGAGTCCGAGATCTTTCCACCCCTTCCGAAATCACAACTCGCTCATCTCAACCCAAGGCCTTTTACAAGCATAAGCAAAATGTCGATCACACCACGAATTCTGCGGCGCTACGATCCTACCTGAACGGAAGCCGCGATGCCAGATCTTTCGAAGAAGAGTATTCTACACAGCCCAGGAAGCAGTACCGTCCACGAATCGCACCGTAGCGGCCTGCAGAGTGACTGTTTCGCGGATGGAAAGCATCGGAACAGCCTTGACTTGCATTACAGCACCGGGGATGGCTTAATACGCCCGAGAGAAGAGCTTCGAATATATAGCTCGCCGGCTCGGACTCCTTCTTCGATCCACCCTTTGATTCGCGCCCGGACGGGAGGAGGGAAGCGTTTGTACGACTTTCGCTGCAGCGTTTATTCGCGGTACGTTGGACGGACAGAGCGTGCCTCCCTCCGCTTCCGTTGCGAAAGGGATGCCGTGCTGCTTTACACTGACTGTGCTGCGTTAAGCTCCTGGTCAGCTAGAATGACACTAGTCGCCCGGCACAAACTCAATTCTAGGGAACAAACAAACGTTGCCATTCGAAGATGTCCTGTCTTTCGACCTCACGCGTCGTCACTCGCATCCGGTTCCCGAGATACTCAAGAGATGGCGTCCTAATCCGTCGCTGTCTCGTGTCAGGCTGCCCCACGTTGCACCGTCGATGGCGGTCCGATGGAAGCGGTGAAGATGATCAGCCAAAGGGATACTGGCGCCCGAAATTGCAGTGGTCGACTGAAAACCATTCACAAAGGAGCAGTTCTATGAATACTACCTTCGTAAGACCGCGAAGAAATCCAGAATACCTGATCCCGAAGCATGGCTTCAGTCATTGGACGGAGCTGCGATCGAAAAGTCGCTGCCCGATGCCTTACGCCAGCGACCGCTGAGCTTCTTTTCCGGTCGTTCGCGAGATCTTTCGATGGCCCAGAGATGCTTGGAACTGTTACTCGCGAGGAATTATGCTTCCTCCAATGGCTCAAAAGAAGAACAGCGCAGGATGTTCCGAGGTACTCCCCAGGGTCCTGGCATCAGGGCTCTATCTTGGCTCATAGAGCCCGAGCACTACGATCAGGCTGATTTGAGCGCGAATACTCGCTTCTTGAATTGTTTGGCTCATGCTTTGGTCGCCGAAGGTGCCGAAGAGTATGTCTGGCATTGGCTGTCCATTCCGCACACTCCCTCCGTGCTGTCGTCGCATGGCAAAGTTGAACAGAGCGCGTGGCGCGGAGTTGTGCTTCGGGTCCTGGTGGAAGCGGAAGCATACTGGGCCGACGATATCAACCCATCTCTCCGGTCTTTTGAACGCAGTCTGCACATCTCGAAACTGAATACTCCGCTGTTTATCAGTAAGACACAAACCGGCGTGTGGCTCGATAAACAGCTGATTCACAAAGGGGCAAATTCCACGGCGGATCCCCAGCTTTTCAACAGATACGTGGAGATGCTGAAGACGTGGAAGCACGATCCCATTGACGACGGTGTGAGTATTTGCATTAGCGAGCTGACTATGTTCTGCGGTAAAGCCTCGCTGAGTGGGTTGCCTGCTCGCTACCCATCCTCCGTCCCGTCCTCCActccatcgtcgtcttcgtccccGTGCTCGACTTTGGGTCCGGTCTCCTTGGCGATGAGAGCGGACAAAAATCCGCTTTCCCTCTGATCatcaacttcttcttcgcagatATCAGCAGGATCGCGCGGAAAATCCCACCCGAGGGATTCGACATGCGCGACCATCATACTGTGCTTGATCCATGCCCCCATTGAGCCCCAATAGGTTTTGCCGAACTCCCGCTTGGCAGCTTCCACCTTCTCGTTGCTTTTCAGCTTGTTGAGTGCCAAGGTCCTGCATTTGATGTCCTGGAATACCAGGAACCGTGTCGAAGGTCGAAAGTCGTTCAAGAACTCCACTCTCCTGCCGTGTAGAGCCACAAAGGTGAGTTCGCTCGCGGCCGTTCCACAGCATTGCTGCAAAGCTTCTGCCTTGAGATCGTGGATGTATATCTTGTACTCCTTCGGCGAGGTACGGCTCCATGCTTGAATACTCTCTACGGAGCTCTCTGACACATCTGGCACAAACGAAATAAGGTGCTGATCCCAATACTTTTCGATTCCCTCACTCAGTATCAAACAATTCTTGGCCGTGTCGATCTCGTCTGAAGGGTGGCCCGGGAAAAGAGCCTTGGCGATAACGGGGCCGTGTTTGAATGGGAACAAGGGTGCTGCTTTCACGCTTCCAGCTGGCCAATACTCCCTCGTAACGCAGCACCATTGCAAGTGTTCCTTTCTTGCATCTGGATGGCGTGTACCATACTCCTTTTCGGTCTCTTTGCGCATGTTACTTTGAGTACTTGAATCCCGGCCGCCACCTTCGCCGCCAGACTTTGCTGTATTGTAGCCGAGACCTTGTGGTGAAGTCGTAAAGAGCGATATCCATGCTTGCTTTACTGATGCCGGGAATGCGAAGCTGCTGTCCATTTTGCGTGCATAATCTTTGAGAAGCTTCGTTAACCCCTGGTGGATCTCAATCTGGGCGAGAAGGTCTTGCTCGTTGACATTCGGATCGAGCTGTGATTCTGCGTTGTCCTTTTCGGCTCCAAAGTTCTGCTCATAACACAGCTGGGACTGTTGTGTTTTAAGATCTTCATTTTCCGCTTGTGCGCGCCAGTACTCCGATCCATACGACTTGTAAGACCTCAACGAGGTTACTGAATCCTTCTGCTTGAGCCTAAGCTGTTCTGCTTCCTCACCGAAATCTCGCGGTGCAATTCGTCTGCGCGGCGAGCTTTTTCGCAGGCTGCTGGTGCGTGTGGGAATGGTAACGCCCGGGCCGGACATAGCTGCTGATCGTGTCGTTGTAACAAGAGTAATGGCGTGATGATCGTTCCGGTGAAGCGCGCGGAGTCTTGGGTTTTGTGCAGGCTCCGGGGCATCTGAATGACATGGTCACACCTCATGGTCAGCGCTTAGTAAGCCCCTTGCTTCaggacttcttctcccaACTCATCACCTCCTTCGGCTACACCCCCAAACAGTCCCTTCTCTACGGCACTCCCGGCGGCGCCGTGGAAATCGTCTTTCTCGTCGCCTGCGGTTACCTCGGCGACAAATATCGCAACCGCAtcctcatctcctcgactGGCATGATTACCGCCATCATCGGCGTGGCTTTGATCGTTGGCTTGCCGCTCGAGAACATCAAAGGACGACTGGCGGGATACTATCTAACGCAAGCGAGTCCGACACCGTTTGTCTGTTTGTTGAGTCTGATCAGCAGTAATGTCGCTGGATatacgaagaagacgaccgTCGCGGCGATGTATCTCATTGCGTATTGCGTGGGGAATATCATGTatgcctccttctcccacaCCTTCGTACGATCATAAGACGACTGACACCTCGACAGCGGCCCACAAACCTTTCGCCCGCAAGATGCTCCTCGATACATCCCAGGCGTCATCACTATCTTGGCCTGCTACTGCGTCTGTGTCTGCATCATTCTCTTCATCTACTTCTGGTGTCGCCGCCAAAACGTCCTCAAAGCCAAGATTCGAGCGCAGCCGGGATACGAGAAATTGGAAAATCAGGAGTGGCTAGACTTGACGGATCGAGAGAATCCAGAGTTCGTGTACAGTCTTCAAGAACAGATCCTCCGCAACAGACGTATCATCCGCGCTCTTCAGCAACCTCACGagactcctccacctccctccaaTCCTCATACCACCTCGCAGCCCACCTCTCCAACGAAGCACACCACTCCGCCATACTCACGCACATTCCCAGCATCCCAAAGTTCTCGGGCCAATCACTCTTGCCTCTGAAGGTGTCACCCGTAATCCTCAACACCCACACTCCATCCTACTTCCTCCCGGGCCACCCAATGAACGCCTTTCTTtgcatcctcgccttctcctcctccgtcgaTCACTCAATCCgaatcttcttcatcacaaAGTCATACTCGCTTTTCCAACCTTTCCACTTCGAGCAACCGCAAACGATCGCAGAATGCATCTTCTTCATTCGGATCCTCTGCTCGCTCGACGACTTCCAGCCAAAAAGATCGAAGAAGCCTGCAACAGCGAGGTCGAAGCGCGTCGTGAGGATACCGCCTgaggaagggaaaccaaaGACTTGTGGCTCGGAGCCGTGGAACTGCGTGCGGAACTGCGTGTTGAAGCGAGACATGACCGTCGTTGGACAAGAGGTCTGCCCCGAGAATTCTTGTGGCGTTTCTTCCATCTTGGGTTTCCGAGCGGAAGGCGAGTCGACGATGGATTTGTTCGCGAAGAAGCCGTGCTTGGACATGTAGAGCATCCAGAGGAGAATAGTGGTGTCAGCGGCGGGGAGGGTAAGCCAAAGGCGAGGGTTGCGGAGGATAGAGAGCCAAGAGAGATCGTGGTTGTAGTGGAAGTAGAAGATGAGAGAGGTcgtgaggagggagaggtgtgAGGCGGGGAGACCGTAGGAGGAGGCGATCAGATACGGAATGTAGAGGAGTTCGGAGGAGGGGCGGGTTGACATTTCGATGGAACGGGAGGGTGGTGTTGAGGGTTGGTCGACACGCATCGTGAAAGGGTATCACAAGTCTTTCGTTGACGAGGCAGGCTTGTAAGGTTGATAAGGTGGCTGCCTGAAGTAGTCTTGTAGACACAGCGATTGACCTGTATTCCAGCTAGACGGCAGAATGCTGTGCTGTGCCGCTGGCGCTTCATTAAACACACCAAAGCGAAGCACAAGCTCTCGACGCACCTGAGGTCTCAGTTCTGTAAATCGTCTCCATGTACCATGCCTATATACATCAGAGATCATAACATCTACGCAGaagcctccgcctccgcctgccGACTCGCTAcacttcctcccctccacgCCTTCTTcggatcttccttctccatTTTCTGCGCTCGCTTGCCCACCGGGCCCCATCCACCGCCTCCAGGCGTTTGAATGATAATACGTTCGCCTGCCTTCATGGCAGCGGTATTCTTCGCACCAAGCGAGACACAGCAACaatcctgctcttcctcactgtccttcttctccacaaCATTGGTCTTAGCTTTCTCCTCACCAT from Zymoseptoria tritici IPO323 chromosome 6, whole genome shotgun sequence encodes the following:
- a CDS encoding uncharacterized protein (hypothetical protein, putative COG4850 superfam protein, similar to gi|145234995|ref|XP_001390146.1| hypothetical protein An03g02510 [Aspergillus niger, predicted secreted), with the protein product MATFTLRALVLPASLLSLLVSAGPVPNYEDPQDPLITPSPVLNYPSRTHQNLRRDIISDIKSGAQGIASDVQSGVDGVLSDLGNVPSYVASGIPNFFQNFPTGESVVSSLGLNDEQLAAVPTQALNIPPYANYTEQGWNVRFHGNIYKQPNITEEKLNDLANIFLIDTSVEKLPDSQADMARNVTASIFVVQQDTVNVSTIEVGPFEGGAGETQQVTLPYKTTDQGDFDVFLPINSNGLMRGNETQQIQKLSTFVSNTTEGNATAYLVPDEGITVISDIDDILRITKIYDPKEGLLNSFARPFVAWENMPEIYANWSSSLPNAHFHYLTTLPEQVTRTYEEFIYNTYPAGSFDTRPLNFSDISATLSIREFLLTKIFETFPKRKFVLVADTSNSDVMKDYPKMAKDYPDQVQCIFLRNTTATDSSDRFPYDTSGFEDLDQKKYMFIVHANDLMGVNIAGDSCYNTSVAQNLTFGYQGLPLGLGKEPTVNGSANGQGKKGAAARESGNLGWTLLLGLGVVGWQFL